A window of Ranitomeya variabilis isolate aRanVar5 chromosome 2, aRanVar5.hap1, whole genome shotgun sequence contains these coding sequences:
- the DUSP28 gene encoding dual specificity phosphatase 28 — translation MSELFKVTDSLMISNARAACKKDLLSEGVTCVINVSRRQPFPDFDIHALRIPVFDHPLQNISDYFDQCVALIDSTIKNGGKCLVYCKHGRSRSATICIAYLIKHRNMSLKDAFQMVKAVRPSIEPNEGFWSQLESYEKSLQQNH, via the exons ATGTCAGAGCTTTTTAAAGTGACAGACTCCTTGATGATCAGCAATGCTAGAGCGGCCTGCAAAAAGGATCTTCTCTCAGAAGGTGTGACCTGCGTCATCAACGTTTCCAGGAGACAGCCGTTTCCAGACTTTGATATCCACGCCCTGCGTATCCCTGTGTTTGATCATCCACTGCAGAACATCTCCGATTATTTTGATCAATGTGTGGCGCTGATAGACAGCACTATAAAAAATGGGGGGAAGTGCCTGGTCTATTGCAAACATGGGCGAAGTCGTTCTGCCACAATCTGTATAGCCTACCTAATAAAACACAGGAATATGTCACTTAAGGACGCCTTCCAG ATGGTTAAAGCAGTGCGACCATCCATAGAACCAAATGAAGGGTTCTGGTCGCAGTTGGAATCATATGAGAAATCTTTACAACAAAACCATTGA